The proteins below come from a single Pieris brassicae chromosome 1, ilPieBrab1.1, whole genome shotgun sequence genomic window:
- the LOC123707771 gene encoding venom allergen 5-like, which yields MYRFVLFLTLFSYAASKSELSCRHIREFVDRHNYWRLKLAKGEIPNQPAASEMKYIIWDEELAAKAAQWASNNEYKHNPDKSVGSNRFFTGENIFSTASTDLSYKFEPRSVVDSWFSEHKYFKYGALEDSGKKISDYPQVAWSDSIYLGCGVSKEYKNGWLNYYVVCNYGPTGNLGRAPYPAGQPSGQLVCANDCSRFYGDKCSVFNIQKQSQRKALI from the exons atgtatcgGTTTGTGCTTTTCCTAACTTTATTTTCCTACGCAGCGTCAAAGT CTGAGCTGTCATGTAGGCATATTCGCGAATTCGTGGATAGACATAATTATTGGAGGTTGAAATTGGCGAAGGGAGAAATACCTAATCAACCGGCGGCATCGGAGATGAAGTATATT ATTTGGGACGAAGAGTTGGCAGCTAAAGCAGCTCAATGGGCCTCCAATAATGAATATAAGCACAACCCGGATAAATCTGTCG GATCAAATCGCTTTTTTACCGGTGAAAATATATTCTCGACAGCTTCCACTGATCTGTCATACAAGTTTGAACCAAGAAGTGTAGTGGATTCCTGGTTCAGTGAACACAAATACTTCAAGTATGGAGCTTTGGAAGATTCTGGTAAAAAGATTAGTGATTACCCACAG gtGGCATGGTCCGACTCTATTTATTTAGGCTGTGGGGTCtctaaagaatataaaaatggaTGGCTCAATTACTACGTTGTATGCAACTATGGACCGAC tGGAAACTTGGGCAGGGCTCCCTATCCCGCCGGACAGCCGAGTGGCCAGCTCGTATGTGCCAACGACTGCAGTAGATTCTACGGGGACAAGTGTTCCGTATTCAAT ATCCAAAAACAGTCACAAAGAAAAGCGTTAATCTGA